A window of the Hypomesus transpacificus isolate Combined female chromosome 10, fHypTra1, whole genome shotgun sequence genome harbors these coding sequences:
- the rnf152 gene encoding E3 ubiquitin-protein ligase rnf152, protein MGLKSNSEKDSSGCSLEVQLQPYRPQKYRSVAIMEAVSPDCVLECGICLNIYSPWRRAKLLECSHSCCSLCVRQMIIARSQIQLGANQINQNEMRSNQSEATTDQNEMVANRTLLMTEQNEMGTNSSEAMSNQDEMGARQREIKELRIVQSSLGRSEQIVKTTSCVIRCPWCRHHTPLPASLSISHLPDDPDKMAAVATAASQRAAFTSVFINMLPSTTCYLLLPPGGKRSRDGEGLPVPPQQGKMLPKGSVFWKRRLREGETWGESEKGLLEEEEASMSTPGTKVCAVVVGVALFVFVCFFLTMVNCNSTRFRMISCH, encoded by the coding sequence ATGGGTTTGAAGTCAAATTCTGAGAAAGATAGCAGTGGATGTTCATTAGAAGTACAACTTCAGCCGTACAGACCTCAGAAATACAGATCTGTGGCCATAATGGAGGCAGTTTCCCCAGATTGCGTGTTGGAGTGTGGAATCTGTCTTAACATCTACAGCCCCTGGAGGAGAGCCAAGCTGCTTGAGTGTAGCCACTCCTGCTGTTCCCTCTGCGTCAGACAAATGATCATCGCTCGCAGCCAGATCCAGCTGGGAGCCAATCAGATCAACCAAAACGAGATGAGATCAAATCAGAGTGAGGCGACAACTGACCAGAACGAGATGGTAGCCAATCGTACTCTGTTGATGACTGAGCAGAATGAGATGGGAACCAATTCGAGTGAGGCCATGTCTAACCAGGACGAGATgggagccagacagagagagatcaaggAACTGAGGATTGTCCAGAGCAGCTTAGGGAGGAGCGAGCAAATTGTCAAGACGACGAGCTGTGTGATTCGATGCCCCTGGTGCCGCCACCACACCCCACTTCCTGCCAGCCTCTCCATCTCACATCTCCCTGATGACCCAGacaaaatggctgccgttgccacGGCGGCGTCCCAGAGAGCAGCGTTTACGTCCGTCTTCATAAACATGCTACCCAGCACCACCTGCTacctgctcctccccccaggtgggaagaggagcagggacgGGGAGGGACTTCCTGTCCCTCCCCAGCAAGGGAAGATGTTACCTAAGGGTAGTGTGTTCTGGaagaggaggctgagggagggagagacctggggggagagtgagaagggACTgcttgaggaagaggaggctagTATGAGCACACCAGGGACCAAAGTGTGCGCAGTAGTAGTGGGTGTTgctctgtttgtctttgtgtgtttctttctgACGATGGTGAATTGCAACTCTACGCGCTTTCGTATGATATCCTGCCACTGA